In the genome of Tannockella kyphosi, one region contains:
- a CDS encoding LysR family transcriptional regulator, whose protein sequence is MLDFRIDTFIAVCKHMNFTHAAQELNITQPAVSQHIKYLQEVYGVDLFEHHGKKIFLTKSGSYLLSIVTTMKHDDLFLREKIKEKEIQRMSFGTTLTVGQYLLTDKMIRFVKQHEDVTLSMQVFNTAILLEKIDSGQIDFAMIEGNFNKQEYDYLVYNQQPFVAVCSKEFPLLYDEYTIEQLFQERVILREAGSGNRDILERYLKERNYTLDEFENHIEINNIQAIIRFVQSNCGISFVYRKTIEKELKSKTIKEIPIKDFPIEHNISLVWRKNSVFAPTYQTIFKELKKDD, encoded by the coding sequence ATGCTAGACTTTCGTATTGATACATTTATTGCTGTGTGCAAACATATGAATTTCACTCATGCCGCACAAGAGTTGAATATAACTCAACCAGCTGTATCACAACATATTAAATATTTACAAGAAGTGTATGGGGTGGATTTGTTTGAACATCATGGAAAAAAGATATTTCTTACTAAATCAGGATCCTATTTATTGAGTATTGTTACAACAATGAAACATGATGATTTATTTTTACGTGAAAAAATAAAAGAAAAAGAAATACAAAGAATGTCATTTGGAACTACTTTAACAGTAGGCCAATATTTATTAACAGATAAAATGATTCGTTTTGTAAAACAACATGAAGATGTTACTTTATCGATGCAAGTATTTAATACAGCAATCTTGTTAGAAAAGATAGATAGTGGTCAAATTGACTTTGCCATGATTGAAGGAAACTTTAATAAACAAGAATATGATTATTTAGTTTACAATCAGCAACCTTTTGTAGCTGTTTGTAGTAAAGAATTCCCATTATTATATGATGAATACACAATAGAACAATTGTTTCAAGAAAGAGTTATTTTAAGAGAAGCGGGATCAGGGAATAGAGATATTTTAGAACGTTATCTAAAAGAACGTAATTATACATTAGATGAATTTGAAAATCATATCGAAATTAATAATATTCAAGCTATTATTCGTTTTGTTCAGTCTAATTGTGGAATTTCTTTTGTTTATCGTAAAACCATAGAAAAAGAATTAAAATCAAAAACAATCAAGGAAATACCTATCAAGGATTTCCCAATAGAACATAATATTTCGTTAGTTTGGCGTAAAAACAGTGTTTTTGCACCAACATATCAAACTATATTTAAGGAGTTAAAAAAAGATGATTAA
- a CDS encoding Spy0128 family protein — MKNYTRKSHKYTDATRVLLLCMLIALGSVIGNNKMYADELNGTASMDITLLEIEGITFDVDIELVFLIGDNYYWGAQEQVNAVEVYVNGEIVEQSFVAGQYDDTFESAGYKLSLTDVAAGALIEVRNVSVELLDDWDGSIIDGAKTAVTVTSSDENFPLDITNDGVGEFSSTEALNFDVTLEITNRLETETDQDTNYTSDTFLTTGGSYDLEYLLSHYNVISRNDIVATHIVGPIIAGASVYYHSDDEIGSDTVTPTASISVSDYAKGISSFIGDLLPLDAGWEVTSTALLTYGFENTDAGFVLPAFYTTLSDVFISLGEETWTQWYVTKDDVTFKSPNYSAQGDIYQNDYYVDFSEMYGSILAQGEDLVDEGSIEGQQTTVVQVTPADYVDGVLTIDAEKSYTILDATGLDTIRINYPEDYDDETNNYLDATTVSFAGDNLSKITLDDGETYSIFPVIELYLNGEKIVNSYGSGGKGVEYGEQGNQIVFNLPYVTGSMVLGDQNDDIQGHIIAPNVDLYRYAFTGTTITGWGGGNINGCVIVNDFHSGETELHMFPYTGTEMQMIEVIIEGDKTFIDGDLSDMSFDFILELVDESQESDFTAGIFPLTATTDAQGNFVFDDIEFSKTGTYEFMISEVIPDSTGSVIYDQSVYMVTVDITITNSQYVSNVTISKVVNSEGEQVSESVDTIYFENSIDQPSYEDFVLPNTGGFGALHYYVLGIMVIGLSIILKKEERGGN, encoded by the coding sequence ATGAAAAATTATACTAGAAAATCACATAAATATACGGATGCAACAAGAGTGTTATTACTTTGTATGTTAATAGCCCTGGGATCTGTTATCGGTAATAATAAGATGTATGCAGATGAATTAAATGGAACTGCATCAATGGATATTACTCTTCTTGAAATAGAGGGTATTACGTTTGATGTAGATATTGAATTAGTTTTCCTTATTGGTGACAATTATTATTGGGGTGCTCAAGAACAAGTTAATGCGGTTGAGGTATATGTAAATGGTGAAATAGTTGAACAATCATTTGTAGCTGGTCAATACGATGATACATTTGAAAGTGCTGGTTATAAATTATCATTAACAGATGTAGCAGCTGGGGCCCTTATCGAGGTTAGAAATGTTAGTGTAGAATTACTCGATGATTGGGATGGTTCAATTATTGATGGGGCTAAAACAGCCGTCACAGTAACAAGCAGTGATGAAAACTTCCCACTTGATATTACAAATGATGGTGTCGGAGAATTCTCATCAACTGAAGCATTAAATTTTGATGTCACTTTAGAAATAACAAATAGGCTGGAAACAGAAACAGACCAAGATACAAATTATACATCGGATACTTTCTTAACAACTGGTGGAAGTTACGATTTAGAATACTTATTATCACATTATAATGTGATTTCTAGAAACGATATAGTGGCTACTCATATTGTTGGACCTATTATTGCTGGAGCTTCAGTATATTACCATTCAGATGATGAAATAGGTTCGGATACGGTAACACCAACAGCAAGTATATCAGTTTCGGATTATGCAAAAGGAATTTCAAGTTTTATTGGTGATTTACTACCCCTAGATGCAGGGTGGGAAGTAACTTCTACCGCTTTATTAACTTATGGTTTCGAAAATACAGATGCTGGATTTGTTCTTCCTGCTTTCTATACTACTCTTAGCGATGTGTTTATTAGCTTAGGTGAGGAAACATGGACTCAGTGGTATGTTACAAAAGATGATGTAACTTTCAAATCTCCAAACTATTCTGCTCAAGGAGATATTTATCAAAATGATTATTATGTAGATTTTAGTGAGATGTATGGTTCTATTTTAGCACAAGGTGAGGATTTAGTGGATGAAGGGTCTATTGAAGGGCAACAAACAACTGTTGTTCAAGTTACGCCAGCTGATTATGTAGATGGAGTATTAACAATAGATGCAGAAAAAAGTTATACAATTTTAGATGCTACTGGATTAGATACAATTCGTATTAATTATCCTGAAGATTACGATGATGAGACTAATAATTATTTGGATGCAACAACAGTAAGTTTTGCAGGTGATAATTTAAGCAAGATTACATTAGATGATGGTGAAACATATTCTATTTTCCCAGTTATCGAACTTTATTTAAATGGAGAAAAGATTGTAAATAGTTATGGTAGTGGGGGTAAAGGTGTTGAATATGGAGAACAAGGAAATCAAATTGTCTTCAATTTACCTTATGTTACTGGAAGTATGGTTCTAGGTGATCAAAATGATGATATTCAAGGACATATCATTGCTCCTAATGTTGATTTATATCGTTATGCTTTTACAGGTACAACGATAACAGGATGGGGTGGAGGAAATATTAATGGTTGTGTAATCGTTAATGACTTCCATAGTGGAGAAACAGAATTACATATGTTCCCATATACTGGAACTGAAATGCAAATGATTGAAGTTATTATTGAAGGTGATAAAACATTTATTGATGGTGACTTATCAGATATGAGTTTTGATTTTATATTAGAATTAGTAGACGAAAGTCAAGAAAGTGATTTTACAGCTGGGATTTTCCCATTAACAGCTACAACGGATGCACAAGGGAACTTTGTGTTTGATGATATAGAATTCTCAAAAACAGGTACATATGAGTTTATGATTAGTGAAGTAATACCAGATAGTACTGGTAGTGTTATCTATGACCAAAGTGTTTATATGGTTACTGTAGATATTACAATTACAAATAGTCAGTATGTATCGAATGTAACTATTAGTAAAGTAGTAAATAGTGAAGGAGAACAAGTTAGTGAAAGTGTTGATACTATCTATTTTGAAAACAGTATAGATCAACCAAGTTATGAAGACTTTGTTTTACCTAACACAGGAGGTTTTGGGGCTTTGCATTATTATGTTTTAGGAATTATGGTTATAGGTTTATCAATCATTCTTAAAAAAGAGGAAAGAGGAGGAAATTAG
- a CDS encoding SpaH/EbpB family LPXTG-anchored major pilin — translation MKKLLKVLLVAFVFLTSMTATGVSTFATTSGDIVVTNDPAETSITIVGKDFAAYRIFDITVGTNDDGDTVITSWDFNGDFGDFFTGTMIGEDANEYVFTDLDDDAKVGRALELVNTYADNMTAFYELMTAFIDANGITADYTLTGAKAGNLDTEEAVASDVELGYYIVVDTTAEPGVDGIVVAGMMDTVTGDLDIAIKSFAPTVSKQIKDNDDDSWQDVADNQIGDDVEFLLTGTLPSLNNLEAYSSYYYAMTDTLSEGLSYNDGTIVIYTDYTAGTVLDSEYYSLSVNEENDGFTVEFNVEDIVTDTSASHVYVYYTAELTTKAALDFDKNTNTVVLDFSNNPYDSSDKGQSEDEVYDYTFSLDVFKTTADGETALADATFALFEGDVQINLILIDEETNTYAIYDGEAADLENGGQIVTDETGLFTIVGLDDVKTYTIKETAAPEGYNAIDPIEFVISATYNETTGALETLVTDSAYISETDLAITIRNTTNSLLPSTGGMGTVIFYGAGAVIMVGAVVLFLKSRKEEEKN, via the coding sequence ATGAAAAAATTATTAAAAGTATTGCTTGTAGCATTTGTTTTTCTAACAAGTATGACAGCAACAGGTGTTTCGACATTTGCAACGACAAGTGGAGATATCGTAGTAACAAATGATCCTGCAGAAACATCAATTACGATTGTAGGGAAAGATTTTGCAGCTTATCGTATTTTCGATATTACTGTAGGTACAAATGATGATGGAGATACAGTAATTACTAGCTGGGATTTCAATGGTGATTTTGGAGATTTCTTCACAGGCACTATGATTGGTGAAGATGCTAATGAATATGTATTCACAGATTTAGATGACGATGCTAAAGTTGGTCGTGCTCTTGAATTAGTAAATACTTATGCAGATAACATGACAGCATTTTATGAATTAATGACTGCATTTATTGATGCAAATGGGATAACTGCAGATTATACATTAACTGGAGCAAAAGCAGGTAACTTAGATACTGAAGAAGCAGTTGCTAGTGACGTAGAATTAGGTTATTATATTGTTGTAGATACTACTGCTGAACCAGGTGTAGATGGAATTGTTGTTGCAGGTATGATGGATACTGTAACTGGTGATTTAGATATCGCAATTAAATCATTCGCACCAACTGTTTCTAAACAAATTAAAGACAATGATGATGATTCTTGGCAAGATGTTGCTGATAACCAAATCGGAGATGATGTAGAGTTCTTATTAACAGGTACTTTACCTTCATTAAATAACTTAGAAGCTTATTCTAGCTACTACTATGCAATGACAGATACATTAAGTGAAGGATTAAGTTATAATGATGGAACTATCGTTATTTATACAGATTATACAGCGGGAACAGTTTTAGATTCAGAATATTATAGTTTATCAGTAAATGAAGAAAATGATGGATTTACTGTTGAATTCAATGTAGAAGATATCGTAACAGATACTTCAGCTTCTCATGTATATGTTTACTATACAGCTGAATTAACAACAAAAGCAGCTTTAGATTTTGATAAAAATACAAATACTGTAGTATTAGATTTCAGTAATAATCCTTATGATTCAAGTGATAAAGGACAAAGTGAAGATGAAGTTTATGATTATACATTTAGTTTAGATGTTTTCAAAACTACTGCAGATGGAGAAACAGCATTAGCTGATGCTACATTCGCATTATTTGAAGGTGATGTTCAAATTAACTTAATTTTAATAGATGAAGAAACTAACACATATGCTATTTACGATGGTGAAGCTGCTGATTTAGAAAACGGTGGACAAATCGTTACTGATGAAACTGGTTTATTTACTATTGTTGGTTTAGATGATGTTAAAACTTATACAATTAAAGAAACTGCTGCTCCTGAAGGATATAATGCAATTGATCCAATTGAATTTGTGATTAGTGCAACATATAATGAAACAACAGGTGCTTTAGAAACATTAGTAACTGACAGTGCTTATATTAGTGAAACAGATTTAGCAATTACTATTAGAAATACTACAAACTCTTTATTACCTTCAACAGGTGGTATGGGTACAGTGATTTTCTATGGTGCAGGTGCAGTGATTATGGTTGGTGCAGTTGTATTATTCTTAAAAAGCCGTAAAGAAGAAGAAAAAAATTAA
- a CDS encoding class C sortase: protein MKKKSSTIAFALLFIVGLSIMLYPSFSNFYNSLYCSQAITAYQEVIEYQIENAEELFEEAREYNSKIVEGASQFISGEPYNIDYINAFDIYNGMIGYLEIDEIDVSLPIYHGTAESELSRGVGHLEGSSLPTGDIGTHTVLSGHTGLPSADLLTDLDELEIGDTFTLLILDEVFTYEIVEINVVLPSDTSYLGVQADRDLVTLITCTPYGVNSHRLLVMGERIETPEEYYTEHVSNNTFVLFQLVIFIVVILFILLIVVIIKKKKRSKKQREFIQEEGSLNDEIST from the coding sequence ATGAAGAAGAAGAGTTCGACAATTGCATTTGCTTTGTTATTCATTGTTGGTCTTTCCATCATGCTATACCCTAGCTTTTCAAATTTTTACAACAGTTTATATTGTTCACAAGCAATAACTGCTTACCAAGAAGTAATCGAATATCAAATTGAAAACGCAGAAGAACTTTTTGAAGAAGCAAGAGAGTACAATTCAAAGATAGTGGAAGGCGCTAGTCAGTTTATTAGTGGAGAACCTTACAATATCGATTATATAAATGCATTTGATATTTACAATGGTATGATAGGATATTTAGAAATTGATGAAATTGATGTTTCACTACCTATTTATCATGGAACAGCGGAATCAGAATTATCAAGAGGTGTTGGTCATTTAGAGGGATCATCTTTGCCTACTGGTGATATTGGTACGCATACTGTATTAAGTGGACATACGGGATTACCGTCTGCTGATTTATTAACAGATTTAGATGAATTAGAAATTGGTGATACGTTTACATTACTGATTTTAGATGAAGTATTTACTTATGAAATAGTAGAAATAAATGTTGTATTACCTTCTGATACCTCGTATCTAGGAGTACAAGCTGATAGGGATTTAGTAACATTGATTACTTGTACACCTTATGGTGTAAATTCACATCGTTTATTAGTTATGGGAGAACGTATTGAAACTCCTGAAGAATATTATACAGAACATGTTAGTAATAATACTTTTGTATTATTCCAATTAGTGATTTTTATTGTTGTAATCTTGTTTATTTTGTTAATAGTGGTTATAATAAAGAAGAAAAAGAGAAGTAAAAAACAAAGAGAATTTATTCAAGAAGAAGGGAGCTTAAATGATGAAATATCTACGTAA
- a CDS encoding Cna B-type domain-containing protein has product MMKYLRKAFVAVACLLVCLISVVNVEAMGLIDTSAQGSITIKYSYDDIELSGITCKVTQVATISSYGEYSATEKFDGLPMADDYSSNEEWSDYKDTLGVLMNANLIESDYTVVTNEYGYVTLSGLATGLYIIEFEDLTILSEDGLVETTYSSDTVLVSVPTYDVVTGEYSYEQTTAPKVVMTENEVEVYEEPELISVSVNKIWENDNLFNIRPTTVEVTLYCDGQVYDVINLTIEDAWTYTWEDLDPECVWAVLETSVHVGYEVGYEVVGNIHIIKNSFKYDDVLSYEEDFPIIDDVLSFEEEIPQTGVVLWPMQALAAVGVFLISAGLIIEKRGNHEKKR; this is encoded by the coding sequence ATGATGAAATATCTACGTAAAGCATTTGTAGCAGTTGCTTGTTTATTAGTATGTTTAATAAGTGTGGTAAATGTTGAGGCAATGGGTTTAATTGATACTTCAGCCCAAGGATCGATTACAATTAAATATAGTTATGATGATATTGAATTAAGTGGTATTACTTGTAAAGTTACCCAAGTAGCTACAATCTCATCTTATGGTGAATACTCTGCAACAGAGAAGTTTGATGGTTTGCCTATGGCAGATGATTATTCTTCGAATGAAGAATGGAGCGACTATAAAGATACGTTAGGTGTCTTAATGAACGCTAATTTAATTGAATCTGACTATACTGTAGTAACCAATGAGTATGGATATGTTACGCTTAGTGGTTTGGCTACTGGATTATATATTATTGAATTTGAAGATTTAACGATTTTAAGTGAAGATGGATTGGTGGAAACAACTTATAGTAGCGATACTGTTTTAGTTTCTGTACCAACTTATGATGTTGTTACTGGTGAATATAGTTATGAACAAACTACAGCACCAAAAGTAGTGATGACAGAAAATGAAGTAGAAGTTTATGAAGAACCAGAATTGATTTCTGTTTCTGTTAATAAGATTTGGGAAAATGATAATTTATTTAATATTCGACCTACTACAGTAGAAGTTACTTTATATTGTGATGGTCAAGTGTATGATGTTATTAATCTAACAATTGAAGATGCTTGGACATATACTTGGGAAGATTTAGATCCTGAATGTGTATGGGCAGTATTAGAGACTAGTGTGCATGTTGGATATGAAGTGGGTTATGAAGTTGTAGGAAACATTCATATTATTAAAAACAGTTTCAAATATGATGATGTATTATCTTATGAAGAAGATTTTCCAATTATTGATGATGTATTGAGTTTTGAAGAAGAAATTCCTCAAACTGGGGTTGTGCTTTGGCCAATGCAAGCTTTAGCAGCGGTTGGCGTATTCTTAATAAGTGCGGGACTTATCATAGAAAAACGTGGGAATCATGAAAAAAAGCGCTAA
- a CDS encoding sortase has product MKKSAKLLIVSGAICICGAIGLFAKMQIENAATSSENSAVTDDFNAYLTTLDGTEIKEVDTTQNNESVYIDGDLYLGIIIIESVGIELPVNYEWTDAKLSSSPCYYDGLLYEDTLIIGGHNSSIHFGPLHQVELGDIVEFIDPSGTVHTYTVTESYVIAETEVEELKDIGDSDLTLFTCYSDNSYRRVIRCERIS; this is encoded by the coding sequence ATGAAAAAAAGCGCTAAATTATTAATTGTTTCTGGTGCTATTTGTATTTGTGGTGCTATTGGTTTATTTGCAAAAATGCAAATAGAAAATGCTGCAACAAGTAGTGAAAATTCAGCAGTTACGGATGACTTTAATGCTTATCTGACAACGCTAGATGGAACAGAAATAAAAGAAGTAGATACGACACAAAACAATGAAAGTGTTTATATTGATGGTGATTTATATTTAGGAATCATTATAATAGAGTCAGTAGGTATTGAATTACCTGTAAACTATGAATGGACAGATGCAAAATTGAGTTCTTCACCTTGTTATTATGATGGATTGCTTTATGAAGATACTCTTATTATTGGTGGACACAATAGTTCTATTCATTTTGGACCACTTCATCAAGTGGAATTAGGTGATATTGTTGAATTTATTGATCCTTCTGGCACAGTACATACATATACAGTTACTGAAAGTTATGTTATTGCTGAAACAGAAGTAGAAGAATTGAAAGATATTGGTGATAGTGATTTAACACTATTCACTTGTTATAGTGATAATAGTTATAGAAGGGTTATTCGTTGTGAACGAATAAGCTAA
- a CDS encoding EAL domain-containing protein yields MKKILFIFVICFAIIFSNFTDIEAAPIQTIKIGYVLESDYEYTYNYSSYYRLIVDYFGDIYDVCGKEFEFVAIDKSDLFTSLVEDEVDIVALSIKPEFVNEYTEVEDSYVESKYMLSYDSITNIDLGAFDAFTLDSNTNLIETLEAAAITLGTDDEDYYTDLIDIYFNQNYDDFDVLTADEWEILSTKEEYIVAYESDHFPFSYTNNMGEADGISVDLMDEIASYAGIDIRYVCDGEIDNEFVDINLSIFESSSISYHNDESVVYVTFPLVAVGSERFYSSDGYSFGYLDYTFYLENTEVLPDDSILFENYETLEDALFNGEVDYILATSAMAQSVLEAVDGDYIITPLGVEFDVTMSYSKFLDERIVSVFNKLLSSLDSDLVYTIVINSIAENNTSFTLMDVVVTYRFEIAANLFISAVVIIYLYQRNRKKLLDQIYVDPLTGFMTEKKFFVEAKKILELGKPGYSIVSFDIDNFKYLNETVGYEGGSKLIKLTADHIRHAYGPDTLIARIYGDQFLVLTDKVYNGKTICGKDKCEGCITDSLREVLFNETILKTSVGIYDIKNTEESLSYMVDCAHIARRMGKGTYAHTRFVFDEQMEAELKIKNRIVAAMEGAIQNNEFFPMFQPKFDFKTGQIIGCEALVRWDYHGGMLPPDSFIPLFEQNGFINVVDFFILKEACRVIRSMENKVKIAVNISGVTLLQKGTTHKIITICDVYEIDHQYIEIEITESAFTSNYEEMIVKVNNLREAGFSVAMDDFGSGLSSLNRLKNLKFDVLKIDKQFLGDSLSTDQGYAIVKSVVMMAKDLELIIVCEGVETKEQANLLKGLGCDIAQGYYYSRPLLEQDFMDLVYEDVKFTSNK; encoded by the coding sequence ATGAAGAAGATACTATTTATTTTTGTAATTTGTTTTGCAATTATTTTTTCGAATTTTACTGATATTGAAGCTGCTCCTATTCAAACGATAAAAATAGGATATGTTTTAGAGTCAGACTATGAATACACTTATAATTATAGTAGCTATTATCGTTTGATAGTTGATTATTTTGGAGATATATATGATGTTTGTGGTAAAGAGTTTGAGTTTGTAGCAATTGATAAAAGTGATTTATTTACAAGTTTAGTAGAAGATGAAGTTGATATTGTAGCATTGTCTATTAAACCAGAATTTGTTAATGAGTATACTGAGGTTGAAGATAGTTATGTAGAGTCTAAATATATGCTATCTTATGATTCGATAACAAATATTGATTTAGGGGCTTTTGATGCTTTTACTTTGGATTCTAATACTAATTTAATTGAAACGCTAGAAGCTGCTGCAATTACTTTAGGAACAGATGATGAGGATTATTATACGGATTTAATTGATATTTATTTTAATCAAAACTATGATGATTTTGATGTTTTAACTGCTGATGAATGGGAAATATTATCTACAAAAGAAGAATATATCGTTGCTTATGAATCAGATCATTTTCCTTTTAGCTATACTAATAATATGGGTGAAGCAGATGGTATTTCAGTGGATTTAATGGATGAGATTGCTAGTTATGCAGGGATTGATATACGATATGTCTGTGATGGCGAAATTGATAATGAGTTTGTGGATATTAATCTTTCTATTTTTGAAAGCAGTTCTATTTCTTATCATAATGATGAGAGTGTTGTTTATGTTACTTTTCCATTGGTGGCAGTGGGTAGTGAACGTTTTTATTCGTCTGATGGATATTCATTTGGTTATTTAGATTATACTTTCTATCTTGAAAATACCGAGGTGTTACCTGATGATAGTATATTATTTGAAAATTATGAAACTTTAGAAGATGCATTGTTTAATGGGGAAGTTGATTATATTCTTGCAACAAGTGCAATGGCACAGAGTGTTTTAGAAGCTGTTGATGGTGATTATATTATTACTCCTTTAGGGGTAGAGTTTGATGTTACTATGTCTTATTCTAAATTTTTAGATGAAAGAATTGTTAGCGTTTTTAATAAATTATTAAGTTCTTTAGATTCTGATTTAGTTTATACGATTGTTATTAATTCTATTGCTGAAAATAATACTTCTTTTACTTTGATGGATGTGGTAGTAACTTATCGATTTGAGATAGCTGCTAATTTGTTTATTAGTGCGGTTGTTATTATTTATTTATATCAAAGGAATAGAAAGAAATTATTAGATCAAATATATGTTGATCCTCTTACTGGATTTATGACGGAAAAGAAATTTTTTGTAGAAGCAAAGAAAATTTTAGAACTAGGAAAACCAGGTTATAGTATTGTTTCTTTTGATATAGATAATTTTAAATATTTAAATGAAACGGTAGGTTATGAAGGTGGTTCAAAACTTATTAAATTAACTGCTGATCATATTCGTCATGCTTATGGACCTGATACTTTAATAGCACGTATTTATGGGGATCAATTTTTGGTATTGACCGATAAAGTCTATAATGGGAAAACAATTTGTGGAAAAGATAAGTGCGAAGGTTGTATTACAGATTCTTTACGTGAAGTACTATTTAATGAAACGATTTTAAAGACTAGTGTTGGTATATATGATATTAAGAATACGGAAGAATCATTATCGTATATGGTTGATTGTGCACATATTGCAAGAAGAATGGGGAAAGGTACTTATGCCCATACTCGATTTGTGTTTGATGAACAAATGGAGGCTGAATTAAAAATAAAGAATCGTATTGTTGCTGCGATGGAAGGGGCTATTCAAAATAATGAGTTCTTCCCAATGTTCCAACCAAAGTTTGACTTTAAAACTGGTCAAATTATTGGTTGTGAGGCATTAGTACGTTGGGATTATCATGGTGGTATGTTACCTCCTGATAGTTTCATTCCTTTGTTTGAACAAAATGGTTTTATTAATGTAGTTGACTTCTTTATCTTAAAAGAAGCTTGTCGAGTTATTCGCTCGATGGAAAATAAAGTCAAAATTGCTGTTAATATTTCAGGTGTCACGCTATTACAAAAAGGAACAACTCATAAAATTATTACGATTTGTGATGTATATGAGATAGATCATCAATATATTGAAATAGAAATCACAGAAAGTGCATTTACTTCTAATTATGAGGAAATGATAGTGAAGGTAAATAATTTAAGAGAAGCTGGATTTAGTGTGGCAATGGATGACTTTGGTTCTGGATTATCATCGTTAAATAGATTGAAGAATTTAAAATTTGATGTTTTAAAAATTGATAAGCAATTTTTAGGGGATTCCCTATCAACTGATCAAGGCTATGCTATCGTTAAGAGTGTTGTGATGATGGCAAAAGATTTAGAACTAATAATTGTTTGTGAAGGTGTTGAAACAAAAGAACAAGCTAATCTTCTTAAAGGGTTAGGTTGCGATATTGCCCAGGGATATTATTATTCAAGGCCTTTATTGGAGCAGGATTTTATGGATTTAGTGTATGAAGATGTTAAGTTTACTTCGAATAAATAA